Within Epilithonimonas zeae, the genomic segment ATTGAAGTGATTTGCTGTTTTATTTTTTCCTTCAAAAGCAATTTCTTGCTGCAAGGCCTGTTTTTCCATTTGTAATAACCACTGGAACATAGTTTTAAAACATTGCACATCTTTTCAATCGGGAAAATAGATTCATTATTTTTTATGAATTTATATTTCAGCGACCGCTCTTGGAGAAGATGCCGATTGCTTTTTTTAATATATCTCGTTCTAATTCTGCATCCTTCAACTTTTTTTCCAGCTCATGAATCTTTTCCTGTTCGGGTGTCAGTTTCAGTTTTCCATTCCCTGGAAAACTTCTTTCTCCAAATTCTTCGTACTCCTTACGCCATTTGTAAAGCAGCGTGACTGCGATTCCCAGCTCCCTTGCGAGTTCTGACACATTAGTTCGTTCTTTGCTTAGCTCAACAGCTTTGGTTTTAAAAGCAGGATCGTAGATTTTTCGCTCTCCTTTCATAGGTTAAAATTAAGGTTTTATGCTTAACTTTAACTGGAAGCTAAATTAGTACATCCATTCAAATCTGGATTTTTGGCATAATAGGAGATATATTGAGCTATATAACCTCCTTGAGATATTCCGACAATTGAAATATGGTCATAAGGAACTCCATAGTTATGTAAGTGTCAATTGTAAGGATCACCTTTTTTGCATACATCTTAGGATCAGTGTCAGGCTTTCTTTTTTCAGATAGTATAACAGAATTTGTGGATTGAAGTTTTTCTAAAATAGCTGTATAAGCCGCTGGTCCGTATTTAGGATGGGATTCATTTAACGAATGTCCTTCCAAAAATTTATTATGCAAAAAAAAGACATACTTTTTTTGAGTACTATTTTGAGCATTAGTAGCAAACGGAAGAAATGACAGATAAAGAAATATTAACCTAAGAAACATATAATTTGAATAAACAGACCATTTTAATTTAGAGACAGCATCAGATTTTATTGTTCCTTATCCACAAGATGTCTTTTTAAGGCTGTCAATGCATACACCATAGGGATTTTGTCTCCCAGATGAGCAATTCTGAACTTACCGGGTCCAAATTCAATTGAATTATTGAAATTATTGTATGGTGAATAATCAAATTCTTCAATGGAATTTATTTCTAAACCATTTTGCATCAAACTACCTATCACTTCAGCTAGGCCATGGTTCCAGCCAATTGATTTGACTTCAAATTCCGCATCCTTATCTGCATAAGTTCCTTTTTCGGTTTCTATAATGGCTCCGGAATTAAAATATCTGTATTCAATCTTTTTAAACGCCGAATCAAACATCCAGACAACCGGATGAAATTCTACAAAAACAAAAGTACCGCCGGGTTTCAGGAATTTCGAAATGATCTTTGCCCACCGATTCAGATCCGGAAGCCAGCCGATGGTCCCATAACTTGTAAAGACAATATCAAACTCGCGATCCAGATGATTGGGCAGATCATAAACATCGCTGCAGATAAAAGTTGTTGAAACATTACTCTGTTTTGCCAGTTCCCGTGCACGATCTATTGCTACATCCGAAAGGTCAACGCCGATCACATCCGCTCCCAGGCGACTTAAAGAGATACTGTCCTGTCCAAAATGGCACTGTAAATGCAATACGGATTTTCCTGTCAAATCTCCAAGTAAATTAAGTTCTATATCTTTTAATGAATTTTTCCCCTTCAAAAAGGCATCCAGATTATAAAAGTCAGAATTGATATGTGCTTCTGTTCTGGTATTCCAAGATTCCCTGTTTATTTCCAAATAATTGTCTTCTGCATTCATATGTATTTATCTAATGAGGTGAATTGATTTTTTGCCATTCCTCGTAGCTGAGTACGCCAAGCTCTGGCTGACTTTTACCGTTCAGAATATGGATAAATTCCAGCTGATTTCCGTCCGGATCGTCAAAATAAAGAGCAAGTGCAGGCATCCAGGCAAAAACCATTGGTTCATTGCTGCCATTTTTGAGAAAATTATACGCCCTTAATCCGTTTTTATCTAAAAAAGTATTTGCGTTATTTAAAATAAAATCTTTGGAACAGCTGAATGCAAAATGTCTTTTATGGAGATTACCTTCTTGTTCCCAAAGTCCGAGCATTGCCTTTTTATTTTCTCCGATCCAAAGAAACGCAATTGGTCTGGTGTCATCATAGTGTGCAAGCTGCAGACCCAATATTTGAGTATAAAACTGAACTGCATTTTCCAAGTTGCTTACTTGAATGTGTGTCTCATATAATCCTTCAATCATTTTTACATATTTTATTATTAATAATTATAGTATTGTGATAATTACAGTCATTTATCTTCTTAGCATATGAATAATCGGATAATCTTTACCAGAGCCATCTTTTTCTGATCTTCCTACTTTTCTGAATCCTAATTTTTCGTAAAATCCGACGGCCTGATAATTTTGCTCATTAACATCAACCTTTGTAATGCCTTTCGCCTCATCCATAAATTGAAATAGGCTCTTTCCATAACCTTTGCCACGGTAGTCATTGTGAATA encodes:
- a CDS encoding class I SAM-dependent methyltransferase encodes the protein MNAEDNYLEINRESWNTRTEAHINSDFYNLDAFLKGKNSLKDIELNLLGDLTGKSVLHLQCHFGQDSISLSRLGADVIGVDLSDVAIDRARELAKQSNVSTTFICSDVYDLPNHLDREFDIVFTSYGTIGWLPDLNRWAKIISKFLKPGGTFVFVEFHPVVWMFDSAFKKIEYRYFNSGAIIETEKGTYADKDAEFEVKSIGWNHGLAEVIGSLMQNGLEINSIEEFDYSPYNNFNNSIEFGPGKFRIAHLGDKIPMVYALTALKRHLVDKEQ
- a CDS encoding VOC family protein, with protein sequence MIEGLYETHIQVSNLENAVQFYTQILGLQLAHYDDTRPIAFLWIGENKKAMLGLWEQEGNLHKRHFAFSCSKDFILNNANTFLDKNGLRAYNFLKNGSNEPMVFAWMPALALYFDDPDGNQLEFIHILNGKSQPELGVLSYEEWQKINSPH